From a region of the Rhipicephalus microplus isolate Deutch F79 chromosome X, USDA_Rmic, whole genome shotgun sequence genome:
- the LOC119161104 gene encoding DNA-binding transcriptional regulator BolA isoform X1, whose product MQRCIVLARRNLPTFGGTCSAYRAASTKPTESRILRKLKEALNPQELLVENESHMHNVPKGSETHFRVTVVSSAFEGKSLVQQHAMVYTALKEELKDPVHALSVETSTPDKWQSETRKSPPCLGGMKRENREK is encoded by the exons ATGCAGCGTTGCATCGTTCTCGCGCGAAGAAATCTGCCGACCTTCGGCGGGACCTGCAGTGCCTATAGAGCGGCGTCA acAAAGCCGACAGAATCGAGGATACTGAGAAAACTGAAGGAGGCTCTAAAC CCGCAAGAACTCCTGGTTGAAAATGAAAGCCACATGCACAACGTTCCCAAAG GATCGGAGACGCACTTCCGAGTGACTGTGGTGTCGTCCGCATTCGAGGGTAAAAGTTTAGTGCAG CAACACGCCATGGTGTACACTGCACTGAAAGAAGAACTGAAGGATCCTGTTCACGCCCTCTCAGTTGAG ACTTCAACGCCGGACAAGTGGCAATCCGAGACCAGAAAATCGCCGCCTTGCCTTGGAGGAATGAAGAGGGAGAATCGAGAGAAGTAA
- the LOC119161104 gene encoding bolA-like protein 1 isoform X2: MLTQTKPTESRILRKLKEALNPQELLVENESHMHNVPKGSETHFRVTVVSSAFEGKSLVQQHAMVYTALKEELKDPVHALSVETSTPDKWQSETRKSPPCLGGMKRENREK; the protein is encoded by the exons atgctgacgcag acAAAGCCGACAGAATCGAGGATACTGAGAAAACTGAAGGAGGCTCTAAAC CCGCAAGAACTCCTGGTTGAAAATGAAAGCCACATGCACAACGTTCCCAAAG GATCGGAGACGCACTTCCGAGTGACTGTGGTGTCGTCCGCATTCGAGGGTAAAAGTTTAGTGCAG CAACACGCCATGGTGTACACTGCACTGAAAGAAGAACTGAAGGATCCTGTTCACGCCCTCTCAGTTGAG ACTTCAACGCCGGACAAGTGGCAATCCGAGACCAGAAAATCGCCGCCTTGCCTTGGAGGAATGAAGAGGGAGAATCGAGAGAAGTAA